One Buchnera aphidicola (Pentalonia nigronervosa) DNA segment encodes these proteins:
- a CDS encoding cysteine--tRNA ligase: protein MLNIFNTSTGKKEKFKSIKKDKINLYVCGVTVYDLCHIGHGRTFVFFDMLVRYLRHVGFQVTYIRNITDIDDKIILKSIEKQVDINVFTDSMIRNMKDDFNALGILSPNEEPRVTDHINDIINIIKKLIFKKHAYINKNGDVVFSVNCDKTYGSLSRQSLNSLNPGSRVPVDSTKRNPLDFFLWKKSNCEQFSWESPWGQGRPGWHIECSAISSVFFKDCVDIHGGGSDLLFPHHENEKSQSFCLHENMKINFWMHTGMVIMKNKKMSKSLGNVYFLRDILLEYNYEVVRYFFLSTHYRHPIYFSKKSINQAQCSLEYLYESLYNTNAISNTDEGIEFEKKFYYAMNDDFNTPQVFLIFSKLARKINYLKKIDILKSNKLAFRLQSLLNILGFLLQDIEEFFKNKNKLNKKMIEKIEILVQKRDLARRCKMWKEADLLREKLKSLNVFLEDLPNNKTIWKIK, encoded by the coding sequence ATGTTAAATATCTTTAATACGTCTACTGGAAAAAAAGAAAAATTTAAATCCATTAAAAAAGATAAAATTAATTTGTACGTTTGTGGTGTTACTGTATATGATTTATGTCATATTGGTCATGGTCGTACTTTTGTTTTTTTTGATATGTTAGTTCGTTATTTACGACATGTTGGATTTCAGGTAACGTATATTCGTAATATTACCGATATTGATGATAAAATTATTTTAAAATCAATTGAAAAGCAGGTTGATATTAATGTTTTTACTGATTCTATGATTAGAAATATGAAAGATGATTTTAATGCGCTAGGCATTTTATCACCTAATGAAGAACCCCGCGTTACAGATCATATTAATGATATAATTAATATTATAAAAAAATTAATATTTAAAAAACATGCATATATCAATAAAAATGGTGACGTTGTTTTTTCAGTAAATTGCGATAAAACATACGGTAGTTTGTCGCGTCAATCTTTAAATTCCTTAAATCCTGGATCACGTGTTCCTGTAGATTCTACGAAACGAAATCCGTTAGATTTTTTTCTTTGGAAAAAGTCTAATTGTGAGCAATTTTCTTGGGAATCTCCTTGGGGTCAAGGACGACCTGGTTGGCATATCGAATGTAGTGCCATTAGTAGTGTTTTTTTTAAAGATTGTGTTGATATCCATGGAGGTGGTTCTGATCTTTTATTCCCGCATCATGAAAATGAAAAATCACAATCATTTTGTTTGCATGAAAATATGAAAATAAATTTTTGGATGCATACAGGTATGGTGATTATGAAAAACAAAAAAATGTCTAAATCATTGGGCAATGTATATTTTTTAAGAGATATATTATTGGAATACAATTATGAAGTTGTGCGTTATTTTTTTTTATCAACTCATTATCGCCATCCAATTTATTTTTCTAAAAAAAGTATAAATCAAGCACAATGTTCATTAGAATATTTATATGAATCATTGTATAATACAAATGCTATTTCTAATACAGACGAAGGAATAGAATTTGAAAAAAAATTTTATTATGCTATGAATGATGATTTTAATACTCCTCAAGTATTTTTAATATTTTCAAAATTAGCACGAAAAATTAATTATTTAAAAAAAATAGATATTTTAAAATCAAATAAATTAGCTTTTAGATTACAGTCTCTATTGAATATTTTGGGTTTTTTACTGCAAGATATTGAAGAATTTTTTAAAAATAAAAATAAATTAAATAAAAAAATGATTGAAAAAATTGAAATATTAGTTCAAAAAAGAGATCTAGCTAGAAGATGCAAAATGTGGAAGGAAGCTGATTTATTACGCGAAAAATTAAAATCTTTAAACGTTTTTTTAGAAGACTTGCCAAATAACAAAACGATATGGAAAATAAAATAA
- a CDS encoding DUF493 family protein has protein sequence MNTKLREMLKFPCFFTYKIIGLAQPELIDQIIKVIQIQIPGDYTPQIKSSNRGNYLSVSITICAKNFEQIEILYREISKINIVRMVL, from the coding sequence ATGAACACAAAACTAAGAGAAATGTTAAAATTTCCTTGTTTTTTTACTTATAAAATTATTGGTTTAGCACAGCCGGAACTTATTGATCAAATAATTAAAGTTATTCAAATTCAAATTCCTGGTGATTATACACCACAAATTAAATCAAGCAATCGAGGAAATTATCTTTCTGTATCAATTACGATATGCGCAAAAAATTTTGAACAAATTGAAATTTTGTATCGTGAAATTAGCAAAATTAATATAGTTAGAATGGTTTTATAA
- the cspE gene encoding transcription antiterminator/RNA stability regulator CspE translates to MSKIKGNVKWFNESKGFGFITPEDGSKDVFVHFSAIQSNGFKTLAEGQSVEFEITEGAKGPSAANVVSL, encoded by the coding sequence ATGTCCAAGATTAAAGGTAATGTAAAATGGTTTAATGAGTCTAAAGGCTTTGGTTTTATTACGCCAGAAGACGGTAGTAAAGATGTGTTTGTGCATTTTTCAGCTATTCAAAGTAATGGATTTAAAACTTTAGCAGAAGGTCAAAGTGTTGAATTTGAAATCACCGAAGGTGCAAAAGGACCATCGGCTGCTAATGTTGTTAGTTTATAA
- the aroE gene encoding shikimate dehydrogenase: MFKCKKFNYAVFGNPINHSQSPKIHNFFSKNIGIPYVYHAVNVELSDFFSTMIKFFKECGDGANITAPFKKEAYLFANKLTYRAKIARSVNTLKKIDNSHILGDNTDGIGLLYDLIRLKFIKKTYSVLVLGAGGVVSGIIFQLLSFGCSVFIFNRTFENAEKLVLQFCKYGKIKNFTINYKKKIHFDLIINARSKCVQLENYFIPAHIFSPRTYFYDINYHVNGTTSFIDWCIKNKIRFFSHGIGMLVFQAAHSCLLWHKIFPETNSIISDFNKNMLIYRKI, from the coding sequence ATGTTCAAATGCAAAAAATTTAATTATGCTGTATTCGGAAACCCAATTAATCATAGTCAATCACCTAAAATTCATAATTTTTTTTCAAAAAACATTGGTATTCCATATGTTTATCATGCTGTAAATGTTGAGTTGAGCGATTTTTTTTCTACAATGATAAAATTTTTTAAAGAATGTGGGGATGGAGCAAATATTACTGCTCCTTTCAAAAAAGAAGCTTATCTTTTTGCGAATAAATTGACGTATAGAGCAAAAATTGCGCGATCTGTTAATACATTAAAAAAAATAGATAATTCACATATTTTAGGTGATAATACTGATGGAATTGGACTGTTGTATGATTTAATAAGATTAAAGTTTATAAAAAAAACATATTCAGTATTAGTATTAGGTGCTGGTGGGGTTGTGAGTGGGATTATATTTCAATTATTATCATTTGGATGTTCAGTTTTTATTTTTAATCGCACTTTTGAAAATGCTGAAAAATTAGTTTTGCAATTTTGCAAATATGGAAAGATAAAAAATTTTACAATAAATTATAAAAAAAAAATACATTTTGATTTAATTATTAACGCAAGGTCAAAATGTGTGCAATTAGAGAATTATTTTATTCCTGCTCATATTTTTTCCCCACGTACTTATTTTTACGATATAAATTACCATGTTAATGGTACTACGTCTTTTATTGATTGGTGTATAAAAAACAAGATACGTTTTTTTTCACATGGAATTGGTATGTTAGTATTTCAAGCTGCTCATTCTTGTTTGCTATGGCATAAAATATTTCCAGAAACAAATTCTATTATTAGTGATTTTAATAAAAATATGTTGATTTATAGAAAAATATGA
- a CDS encoding Sua5/YciO/YrdC/YwlC family protein — protein sequence MLNKNHVIAYPTESMFALGCDPSNFQAVKKLLLLKKRCVKKGFILVAAHYEQIKMYIDEHCLSSAQKKKMFFYWPGPFTLLVPAKSSVPYWLNGGLNTVAVRISAHCGIIKLCNFFGKALISTSANISKMKPCISREEVVKNFGENFPLLDGEIGYEKHPSTIINIINGKFIRYVQMQKI from the coding sequence ATGTTAAATAAAAATCATGTTATTGCATATCCTACAGAGTCAATGTTCGCATTAGGATGTGATCCTTCTAATTTTCAAGCAGTAAAAAAATTATTATTATTAAAAAAAAGATGTGTAAAAAAAGGGTTTATACTAGTAGCAGCACATTATGAACAAATAAAAATGTATATTGATGAACATTGTTTATCATCGGCACAAAAGAAAAAAATGTTTTTTTATTGGCCTGGTCCATTTACCCTTTTAGTACCAGCAAAATCTTCTGTTCCATATTGGTTAAATGGGGGTTTAAATACTGTTGCTGTACGTATTAGTGCACATTGCGGTATAATTAAACTATGTAATTTTTTTGGAAAAGCATTAATATCTACAAGTGCTAATATTTCAAAAATGAAACCATGTATTTCTCGTGAAGAAGTTGTTAAAAATTTTGGAGAAAATTTTCCATTACTAGATGGAGAAATAGGCTATGAAAAACACCCTTCTACAATAATTAATATTATCAATGGAAAATTTATTCGATATGTTCAAATGCAAAAAATTTAA